A single genomic interval of Acidovorax sp. 1608163 harbors:
- a CDS encoding bifunctional sugar phosphate isomerase/epimerase/4-hydroxyphenylpyruvate dioxygenase family protein — MRRSIATVSLSGTLRQKLEAIAAARFDGIELFEPDFISFTGSARELRQQAADLGLGIDLYQPFRDFEGMPDDLFRRSLDRAERKFDVMQELGCPLMLVCSNTSPASLGDAERAAAQLHELAERASRRNLRIGYEALAWGKWVNLYQQAWNIVEKADHPHLGLILDSFHTLSLRDDPMGIADIPGERIFFVQMADAPLLAMDVIQWARHHRNFPGQGQLDVVTFFEQALLAGYTGNLSLEIFNDVFRETPNRRTALDAMRSLLFLESECKNRLMARTQAASSEARAPAATRALQRLDLAAPPAVQPVGGFSFIEFGVDEPTGQALASTFTALGFEHTGRHRSKAVDLYCQGDIQFVINTQPGSEARQRFDELGPSVCAMGLVAPDPVQAANRAAALLSARHVSPLGPNELQLPAIISPGGAVVHFVHAGSTLDADFVAPVPRAPVPAQCGLTHVDHMALALANDQLDTWTLFAQSILGLSAGESLELADPFGLIRSCALTNAERNLRLVLNVSKSQRTRTAQQVRATGRSGGGVHHIALATNDIFATVQRLTAQGVKWVPISPNYYDDLLARLDLDEALVRRMQALNIVADVSPGGGRFLHAYTEPFADRFFFEVVQREGGYDGYGAVNAAVRMAAQEQAQHADAAR; from the coding sequence ATGCGCCGATCCATTGCCACCGTCTCCCTGAGCGGAACCCTGCGCCAGAAGCTCGAAGCCATTGCCGCTGCGCGGTTTGATGGCATTGAGCTGTTTGAGCCCGACTTCATCAGCTTCACCGGCAGCGCGCGTGAGCTGCGCCAGCAAGCCGCCGACCTGGGCCTGGGCATTGACCTGTACCAGCCGTTTCGCGACTTTGAAGGCATGCCCGACGACCTGTTTCGTCGCAGCCTGGACCGTGCCGAGCGCAAGTTCGATGTGATGCAGGAGCTGGGCTGTCCGCTGATGCTGGTGTGCTCCAACACCTCGCCCGCATCGCTGGGCGATGCCGAGCGCGCGGCGGCGCAACTGCACGAGCTGGCCGAGCGCGCCAGCCGCCGCAACCTGCGCATTGGCTACGAGGCGCTGGCCTGGGGCAAGTGGGTCAACCTGTACCAACAGGCGTGGAACATTGTCGAAAAGGCCGACCATCCGCACCTGGGGCTGATTCTGGATAGCTTCCACACCCTGTCGCTGCGCGACGACCCGATGGGCATTGCCGACATTCCGGGTGAGCGCATCTTCTTTGTGCAGATGGCCGACGCGCCGCTGCTGGCCATGGACGTGATCCAGTGGGCGCGCCACCACCGCAACTTTCCCGGCCAGGGGCAGCTGGATGTGGTGACGTTTTTTGAGCAGGCGCTGCTGGCGGGCTACACCGGCAACCTGTCGCTCGAAATCTTCAACGACGTGTTCCGCGAAACGCCCAACCGCCGCACGGCGCTGGATGCCATGCGCTCGCTGCTGTTCTTGGAGAGCGAATGCAAGAACCGGCTGATGGCCCGCACGCAGGCCGCATCGAGCGAGGCCCGCGCCCCCGCCGCCACCCGCGCCCTGCAGCGGCTGGACCTGGCCGCACCGCCCGCCGTGCAGCCCGTGGGCGGCTTCAGCTTCATCGAGTTTGGTGTGGACGAGCCCACGGGCCAGGCGCTGGCCAGCACCTTCACCGCGCTGGGCTTTGAGCACACGGGCCGCCACCGCAGCAAGGCGGTGGATTTGTACTGCCAGGGCGATATCCAGTTCGTCATCAACACCCAGCCGGGCTCGGAGGCGCGCCAGCGCTTTGACGAGCTGGGCCCCTCGGTGTGCGCCATGGGCCTGGTCGCGCCTGACCCGGTGCAGGCCGCCAACCGCGCAGCCGCCCTGCTGTCGGCCCGGCACGTGAGCCCGCTGGGGCCGAATGAGCTGCAACTGCCCGCCATCATCTCGCCCGGCGGCGCGGTGGTGCACTTTGTGCACGCAGGCTCCACGCTCGATGCCGACTTTGTGGCGCCTGTGCCCCGTGCGCCCGTGCCCGCGCAGTGCGGCCTCACGCATGTCGACCACATGGCGCTGGCGCTGGCCAACGACCAGCTCGATACCTGGACGCTGTTTGCCCAGTCCATCCTGGGCCTGAGTGCGGGCGAGAGCCTGGAGCTGGCCGACCCGTTCGGGCTGATCCGCAGCTGCGCGCTCACCAATGCCGAGCGCAATCTGCGCCTGGTGCTCAATGTCTCCAAAAGCCAGCGCACGCGCACGGCGCAGCAGGTGCGGGCCACGGGCCGATCGGGCGGCGGCGTGCACCACATCGCGCTGGCCACGAACGACATCTTTGCCACCGTGCAGCGCCTCACGGCCCAGGGTGTGAAGTGGGTGCCCATCAGCCCCAATTACTACGACGACCTGCTGGCCCGCCTGGACCTGGACGAGGCCCTGGTGCGCCGCATGCAGGCGCTGAACATCGTGGCCGATGTGTCGCCGGGCGGCGGGCGCTTTTTGCACGCCTACACCGAGCCCTTTGCCGACCGTTTCTTCTTTGAAGTGGTGCAGCGCGAAGGCGGCTACGACGGCTATGGCGCCGTGAACGCCGCCGTGCGCATGGCCGCACAAGAGCAGGCGCAGCACGCAGACGCGGCCCGCTGA
- a CDS encoding MFS transporter, with product MSSNTSPSATHAGTASHNPRKAALASWIGSAVEYYDFFIYGTAAALVFGKLFFPSIDPQLANVAAFATFGVAYITRPLGAVLLGHIGDKFGRKKVLTLTLLLMGFSTFMIGVLPTYEQIGFAAPALLVVMRLLQGVSAAGEQAGANSMTLEHAPDHRRAFFTSFTLSGTQAGLILATLVFIPISALPEDQLLAWGWRIPFLLSAVVVAVGFWVRRTLPETPAFEEDAQAKGKAKLPVVELFTQHKAQVLRVVFAALVSVVSTIFSVFTLSYAVNTIHIPRATMLTVLVLANLVALGAIPLWATLSDRIGRRPVFILGALGSAALIWPYMWALSTANIPLIFALGILLSGVVYSAANGVWPALYGEMFDTRVRLSGMAIGTQLGFALGGFAPTISAAILGTGPTGWIPVAAFTTGAAVVSAISAFTARETYRVPMAQLGKYGAASAAPTKSSQRGAQTA from the coding sequence ATGTCTTCCAACACTTCTCCGTCGGCCACCCACGCTGGCACCGCCAGCCACAATCCTCGCAAGGCGGCCCTCGCCAGCTGGATTGGCAGTGCTGTCGAGTACTACGACTTCTTCATCTACGGCACGGCCGCTGCGCTGGTGTTCGGCAAGCTGTTCTTTCCGTCGATTGACCCGCAACTGGCCAACGTGGCGGCGTTTGCCACGTTTGGCGTGGCCTACATCACCCGGCCCTTGGGGGCGGTGCTGCTGGGGCACATTGGCGACAAGTTTGGGCGCAAGAAGGTGCTCACGCTCACGCTGTTGCTCATGGGCTTTTCGACCTTCATGATTGGTGTGCTGCCCACGTATGAGCAAATCGGCTTTGCCGCGCCTGCGCTGCTGGTGGTGATGCGTTTGCTGCAAGGCGTCTCGGCGGCGGGCGAGCAGGCCGGGGCCAATTCGATGACGCTGGAGCATGCGCCCGACCATCGCCGCGCCTTCTTCACCAGCTTCACGCTGTCGGGCACGCAGGCGGGGCTTATCCTGGCCACGTTGGTGTTCATTCCCATCTCGGCTTTGCCTGAGGACCAGTTGTTGGCCTGGGGCTGGCGCATTCCGTTTTTGCTGAGTGCGGTGGTGGTGGCGGTGGGCTTTTGGGTGCGCCGCACCTTGCCTGAGACGCCCGCTTTTGAAGAAGACGCCCAAGCCAAGGGCAAGGCCAAGTTGCCGGTGGTAGAGCTGTTCACCCAGCACAAGGCCCAGGTGCTGCGCGTGGTGTTTGCCGCGCTGGTGTCGGTGGTCAGCACTATCTTCAGCGTGTTCACGCTGTCGTATGCGGTCAACACCATCCACATCCCGCGCGCCACCATGCTCACGGTGCTGGTGCTGGCCAACCTGGTGGCGCTGGGCGCCATCCCGCTGTGGGCCACGCTGTCAGACCGCATTGGCCGCCGCCCGGTGTTCATCCTGGGCGCGCTGGGCTCTGCTGCGCTGATCTGGCCCTACATGTGGGCGCTGAGCACGGCCAATATTCCGCTGATTTTTGCGCTGGGCATTTTGCTGTCGGGCGTGGTGTACAGCGCCGCCAACGGTGTGTGGCCCGCCCTGTATGGCGAGATGTTTGACACCCGCGTGCGCCTGTCGGGCATGGCCATTGGCACGCAGCTGGGCTTTGCCTTGGGTGGCTTTGCGCCCACCATCAGCGCGGCCATTTTGGGCACCGGCCCCACGGGCTGGATTCCGGTGGCGGCGTTTACCACGGGTGCTGCGGTGGTGTCGGCCATCTCGGCCTTCACCGCGCGTGAAACCTATCGTGTGCCCATGGCACAGCTGGGCAAGTACGGCGCCGCATCGGCTGCCCCAACCAAATCTTCGCAACGTGGGGCACAAACCGCATGA
- a CDS encoding shikimate dehydrogenase — MISGKTALIAHLGYPTESFKAPMIYNPWFEKQGIDAVVVPMGVKPDDYTATLAALSRFTNLKGALVTMPHKVTTLSLADEVTPTARIAGACNALLLRPDGTWLGDQFDGAGFVRGLLRKGRTLRGARVIVSGAGGVGSAIAASLAAEGVAHISLYDTYAASAEGLAERLRAHYPQLVVQTGSNDPAGFDVVVNATPLGMKEGDPLPFDVARIDAGAMVGEVVMKTEYTPLLQAALAKGCGVQVGTDMLFEMIPAYLEFFGYGTATADELRAVAQIKY; from the coding sequence ATGATCTCCGGCAAAACCGCACTCATCGCCCACCTGGGCTACCCCACGGAGTCGTTCAAGGCCCCGATGATCTACAACCCCTGGTTTGAAAAGCAGGGTATTGATGCGGTGGTGGTGCCCATGGGCGTCAAGCCCGATGACTACACCGCCACGCTGGCCGCGCTCTCGCGCTTTACCAACCTCAAGGGCGCCTTGGTGACCATGCCGCACAAGGTCACCACCTTGTCGCTGGCCGACGAAGTCACGCCCACGGCCCGCATTGCCGGTGCCTGCAACGCGCTGCTGCTGCGGCCCGATGGCACCTGGCTGGGCGACCAGTTTGATGGCGCGGGCTTTGTGCGGGGGCTGCTGCGCAAGGGGCGCACGCTGCGCGGGGCGCGTGTGATCGTGTCGGGCGCGGGCGGCGTGGGCTCGGCCATCGCGGCCTCTTTGGCGGCCGAAGGCGTGGCCCACATCAGCCTGTATGACACCTATGCCGCCAGCGCCGAAGGCCTGGCCGAGCGCCTGCGCGCCCACTACCCGCAGCTGGTGGTGCAGACGGGATCGAACGACCCGGCGGGTTTTGACGTGGTGGTGAACGCCACGCCGCTGGGCATGAAGGAGGGCGACCCGCTGCCCTTTGATGTGGCGCGCATCGACGCTGGTGCCATGGTGGGCGAGGTGGTGATGAAGACCGAATACACGCCGCTGCTGCAAGCCGCGCTGGCCAAGGGCTGCGGTGTGCAGGTGGGCACCGACATGCTGTTCGAGATGATTCCGGCCTACCTGGAATTCTTTGGCTACGGCACCGCCACGGCCGATGAATTGCGCGCTGTGGCGCAGATCAAGTATTGA
- a CDS encoding c-type cytochrome encodes MTEFVRTRLRALALWGAALACSAAGAAPGAVDAAGVQPVPAAAAPTAAPSGMASRVLACTACHGKEGRATPEGYFPRIAGKPAGYLANQLLNFRDGRRSYPQMAYLLEHLSDDYLREMAAHFAALDVPYPPAPVPQGTPAQRAQGQALVQQGDAARKIPACVQCHGAALTGVAPSIPGLLGLPRDYLNSQLGAWKTGQRKAHAPDCMADVARQLTPEDVSAVSAWLAAQPVPGHGKPASSLPAAMPARCGGVAEGGRP; translated from the coding sequence ATGACCGAATTTGTTCGCACCCGGCTGCGCGCCTTGGCGCTGTGGGGCGCCGCCCTGGCCTGCAGTGCTGCAGGGGCTGCACCCGGCGCTGTGGATGCCGCTGGCGTCCAGCCCGTGCCTGCTGCCGCTGCGCCAACTGCTGCGCCCTCGGGCATGGCGTCGCGCGTGCTGGCCTGCACCGCCTGCCATGGCAAAGAAGGCCGCGCCACGCCCGAGGGCTACTTCCCGCGCATCGCAGGCAAGCCTGCTGGCTACCTGGCCAACCAGTTGCTCAACTTCCGCGACGGGCGGCGCAGCTACCCGCAGATGGCTTACCTGCTAGAGCACCTGAGCGACGACTACCTGCGCGAGATGGCCGCCCACTTTGCGGCGCTGGACGTGCCCTACCCACCGGCCCCCGTGCCCCAGGGAACGCCTGCGCAACGGGCCCAAGGCCAGGCGTTGGTGCAGCAGGGCGATGCGGCGCGCAAGATTCCGGCCTGCGTGCAGTGCCACGGAGCGGCCCTGACGGGGGTGGCCCCGTCCATCCCCGGCCTGCTGGGCCTGCCGCGTGATTACCTCAATAGCCAGCTCGGCGCCTGGAAGACCGGCCAGCGCAAGGCCCATGCGCCCGACTGCATGGCCGATGTGGCCCGCCAGCTCACGCCCGAGGATGTGAGTGCGGTGTCTGCCTGGCTGGCCGCGCAGCCGGTGCCTGGCCACGGCAAGCCTGCCAGCAGCCTGCCCGCCGCCATGCCCGCGCGCTGTGGCGGTGTGGCCGAAGGAGGCCGCCCATGA